Proteins encoded in a region of the Mucilaginibacter sabulilitoris genome:
- a CDS encoding MmcQ/YjbR family DNA-binding protein has protein sequence MTIEDLQSICMQLPGVTEDLKLGDHLCFNVGGKTFLFTGPDSVPPTASVKVPEEDFEETLQKECFSPQAYIGRYKWVHIADIGCLNRQEWEFYIKQSYNLIAQKLPGKIKKEIGL, from the coding sequence ATGACCATTGAAGACTTACAGTCCATTTGTATGCAGCTGCCTGGCGTAACCGAGGATCTTAAGCTTGGTGATCATTTGTGCTTTAATGTGGGAGGCAAAACCTTCCTGTTTACCGGGCCCGACAGCGTACCACCAACCGCCTCGGTAAAAGTTCCGGAAGAGGATTTTGAGGAGACCTTGCAAAAGGAGTGCTTTTCGCCACAAGCTTATATAGGTAGGTATAAATGGGTTCATATTGCCGATATCGGTTGCTTGAACAGGCAGGAGTGGGAGTTTTATATTAAACAATCATATAACCTTATAGCCCAAAAGTTGCCGGGTAAGATCAAAAAAGAAATAGGTTTGTAG
- a CDS encoding acyl-CoA carboxylase subunit beta has protein sequence MNKKLELLREKRQKAFEGGGALRIESQHKKGKLTARERLHFLMDEGSFQEIGMLVAHRSTDFGMEKEKYPGDGVITGYGTINGRLVYVFSQDFTVFGGSLSETHAEKICKIMDLAIKNGAPVVGLNDSGGARIQEGVVSLGGYADIFYRNTMASGVVPQISAIMGPCAGGAVYSPAITDFILMVENTSYMFVTGPNVVKTVTHEVVTSEELGGATTHATKSGVTHFACANEIAAIQNIKALLSYMPQNCEDRAPALPYDIQNELRTELNTLLPENASTPYDIREIIDHVIDAGSFLEVHKDFAENIVVGFARLAGRSIGIVANQPAFLAGVLDIHSSTKAARFVRFCDSFNIPLLVFEDVPGFLPGTDQEWNAIITNGAKLLYAFCEATVPRITVITRKAYGGAYDVMNSKHIGADMNFAWPTAEIAVMGAKGAAEIIFKREISTAENKEAKWKEMEQLYSDTFANPYRAAERGFIDEVIEPAETRIKLIQAFKMLENKVVNNPRKKHGNMPL, from the coding sequence GTGAATAAAAAGCTCGAATTACTAAGGGAGAAGCGCCAAAAGGCGTTTGAAGGCGGCGGCGCGTTACGTATTGAAAGTCAGCATAAAAAGGGAAAACTTACCGCGCGGGAGCGTCTCCATTTTTTAATGGATGAAGGTTCGTTCCAGGAGATCGGGATGCTGGTGGCTCACCGTTCAACCGACTTTGGAATGGAGAAGGAAAAATATCCGGGCGATGGCGTAATTACGGGTTATGGTACCATAAATGGCCGGTTGGTTTATGTTTTTTCGCAAGACTTTACCGTTTTTGGAGGGTCACTGTCTGAAACCCATGCCGAAAAGATCTGCAAGATCATGGATCTTGCCATCAAGAATGGAGCGCCGGTGGTGGGCCTTAATGACTCGGGCGGTGCGCGTATACAGGAGGGGGTTGTATCGTTAGGCGGTTATGCCGATATCTTTTACCGCAATACCATGGCGTCGGGAGTGGTACCTCAAATATCGGCCATTATGGGCCCCTGCGCGGGCGGTGCGGTTTACTCGCCGGCTATAACCGACTTTATTTTAATGGTGGAGAATACCTCCTATATGTTTGTAACCGGCCCAAACGTGGTAAAAACAGTAACCCATGAGGTAGTAACTTCCGAAGAACTTGGCGGTGCCACAACACATGCTACCAAATCTGGCGTTACCCATTTTGCCTGTGCCAATGAAATAGCAGCAATACAGAATATCAAAGCATTACTAAGCTATATGCCGCAAAATTGTGAAGACCGGGCGCCGGCTTTACCATACGATATACAAAACGAACTCAGAACGGAGTTAAATACCCTGTTGCCCGAAAATGCTTCAACCCCCTATGACATCCGCGAAATTATTGACCATGTTATTGACGCAGGTTCCTTCCTGGAAGTTCATAAAGATTTTGCAGAGAACATTGTAGTAGGCTTTGCCAGGCTTGCCGGGCGCAGTATAGGTATTGTTGCCAACCAGCCTGCCTTTTTGGCCGGGGTACTGGACATTCATTCATCAACCAAAGCGGCTCGTTTTGTGCGCTTTTGCGACAGCTTTAATATACCATTGCTGGTGTTTGAGGATGTACCCGGATTTTTACCCGGTACCGACCAGGAATGGAACGCCATTATAACCAACGGTGCCAAATTGCTTTATGCCTTTTGTGAAGCCACAGTGCCCCGCATTACGGTAATTACCCGTAAGGCTTACGGCGGGGCCTACGATGTGATGAACTCTAAACACATCGGCGCTGATATGAATTTTGCATGGCCAACCGCAGAGATTGCCGTAATGGGTGCCAAAGGTGCGGCCGAAATTATTTTTAAACGGGAGATAAGCACCGCAGAGAACAAGGAGGCTAAATGGAAGGAAATGGAACAACTGTATTCTGATACATTTGCTAACCCTTACCGGGCCGCTGAACGTGGTTTTATTGATGAAGTGATAGAACCTGCCGAAACACGCATAAAGCTAATACAGGCCTTTAAAATGCTCGAAAATAAGGTGGTGAATAACCCGAGGAAAAAACATGGCAATATGCCTTTATAA
- a CDS encoding VOC family protein has translation MATQIFVNLPVKDLNKSIEFFTSLGYSFNPQFTNEQGASLVISDTIFFMLLTEPFFQSFIKKGIADATQVAETINCISLDSREAVDEMVRKAVAAGATVPNEKQDYGWMYGHGFQDLDGHLWEFAYMDMSAVPQQM, from the coding sequence ATGGCAACTCAAATTTTTGTAAACTTACCGGTTAAGGACCTTAACAAATCAATTGAATTTTTTACCAGTCTGGGTTATAGTTTTAACCCGCAGTTCACCAATGAGCAGGGCGCATCATTGGTTATCAGCGATACCATATTTTTTATGCTGCTAACCGAGCCTTTCTTTCAATCGTTCATTAAAAAAGGGATCGCTGATGCTACCCAGGTAGCCGAAACCATCAATTGTATCTCATTAGATAGCCGGGAAGCGGTTGATGAGATGGTGCGTAAGGCTGTAGCCGCGGGTGCCACTGTGCCAAACGAGAAACAGGACTACGGCTGGATGTATGGGCACGGTTTCCAGGATCTTGACGGCCACCTGTGGGAATTTGCTTACATGGATATGAGTGCCGTGCCACAGCAAATGTAA
- a CDS encoding TlpA disulfide reductase family protein: MKNLCLLICFLPMSVMAQQTFNINGKVKGLKSGDKVYLFYQPDNQILSDSASVQNGSFHFTGALTHPAQASLYLNKNPMVNKAVKGEILDIFRFYVEAGKINLEAADSLKHITIIGSPINKDNSEWMALRKPVEDKLVALDKEYAGLTDAQKGDGQTVQAMIMKEKQYMEDLNVVGVEFAKTHPNSYLSLLTIKQGAAGAKTTEAATEAYHNLSAQLKNTEIGKSIPVLLASSSKNKIGDFAIDFTQNTPDGKAVKLSDFKGKYVLVDFWASWCGPCREENPNLVAAYNKYKEKGFNVLGVSLDYQGKKDAWTKAIADDKLTWTQVSDLKGWDNMAALQYGVRSVPFNFLVDPAGKIVAKDLRGEGLNSKLAELFDAPSK, encoded by the coding sequence ATGAAAAATCTTTGCCTCCTCATCTGCTTTCTGCCCATGTCAGTAATGGCGCAGCAAACTTTTAATATCAATGGTAAGGTAAAAGGTTTAAAGAGCGGAGATAAGGTTTACCTGTTTTACCAGCCGGATAATCAAATTCTGAGCGACTCTGCCAGTGTGCAGAACGGTAGCTTTCATTTTACGGGGGCTTTAACTCATCCCGCTCAGGCATCCTTGTATCTGAACAAAAATCCAATGGTAAATAAAGCCGTTAAGGGTGAGATACTGGACATCTTTCGGTTTTATGTGGAGGCCGGTAAAATAAACCTTGAAGCTGCAGATTCCCTTAAGCATATTACGATTATTGGTTCGCCTATTAATAAAGATAATTCCGAATGGATGGCTTTGCGTAAGCCCGTTGAAGATAAATTGGTTGCACTGGATAAAGAATATGCAGGGTTAACAGATGCTCAAAAAGGCGACGGCCAAACTGTTCAGGCCATGATAATGAAGGAAAAGCAATACATGGAGGATTTGAATGTAGTAGGAGTGGAATTTGCTAAGACACACCCAAATTCGTACCTGAGCCTTTTGACTATAAAACAGGGAGCAGCAGGTGCCAAAACCACCGAAGCGGCAACTGAGGCGTATCATAATCTTTCGGCTCAATTGAAAAATACGGAGATTGGGAAAAGTATCCCTGTTTTGCTGGCTTCATCTTCAAAAAACAAGATTGGCGATTTTGCCATTGATTTTACACAAAATACTCCCGATGGCAAAGCCGTGAAATTATCGGACTTTAAAGGCAAATATGTATTGGTTGATTTTTGGGCAAGCTGGTGCGGTCCCTGCCGCGAGGAAAACCCCAATTTGGTTGCCGCCTACAACAAGTATAAAGAAAAGGGTTTTAATGTATTGGGTGTATCGCTTGATTATCAGGGCAAAAAGGACGCATGGACGAAAGCTATTGCCGATGATAAACTAACCTGGACACAGGTATCTGACCTTAAGGGCTGGGATAATATGGCAGCGCTGCAGTATGGCGTACGCAGTGTGCCTTTTAATTTCCTGGTTGACCCCGCAGGGAAAATAGTTGCTAAGGATCTGAGGGGAGAGGGGCTGAACAGCAAACTGGCCGAGCTATTTGACGCCCCTTCGAAGTGA